One window of Pectobacterium carotovorum genomic DNA carries:
- the ftsZ gene encoding cell division protein FtsZ: MFEPMELTNDAVIKVIGVGGGGGNAVEHMVRERIEGVEFFAVNTDAQALRKTAVGQTIQIGSGITKGLGAGANPEVGRNSAEEDREALRSALEGADMVFIAAGMGGGTGTGAAPVVAEVAKDLGILTVAVVTKPFNFEGKKRMAFAEQGIAELSKHVDSLITIPNDKLLKVLGRGISLLDAFGAANDVLKGAVQGIAELITRPGLMNVDFADVRTVMSEMGYAMMGSGVARGEDRAEEAAEMAISSPLLEDIDLSGARGVLVNITAGFDLRLDEFETVGNTIRAFASDNATVVIGTSLDPEMNDELRVTVVATGIGMDKRPEITLVTNKQASQPVMDHRYQQHGMTPLAQEKPAAKVVNDQNPQTNKEPDYLDIPAFLRKQAD; encoded by the coding sequence ATGTTTGAACCAATGGAATTAACCAACGACGCGGTGATTAAAGTCATCGGCGTCGGTGGCGGCGGTGGTAACGCCGTCGAACACATGGTGCGTGAGCGCATCGAAGGCGTCGAGTTCTTTGCGGTCAACACTGATGCGCAGGCATTACGTAAAACAGCTGTTGGCCAGACTATTCAGATCGGTAGCGGTATCACAAAAGGTCTGGGCGCAGGCGCTAACCCTGAAGTCGGCCGTAATTCGGCTGAAGAAGATCGTGAAGCACTGCGTTCAGCACTGGAAGGTGCGGACATGGTGTTTATCGCCGCAGGTATGGGCGGTGGTACGGGAACAGGTGCTGCACCAGTTGTTGCCGAAGTCGCAAAAGACCTGGGCATTCTGACCGTCGCTGTCGTGACCAAGCCTTTCAACTTTGAAGGCAAAAAGCGTATGGCGTTTGCAGAGCAGGGTATCGCCGAGCTGTCTAAGCACGTCGACTCGCTGATCACCATTCCAAACGACAAACTGCTAAAAGTGCTGGGGCGCGGTATCTCCCTGCTGGATGCATTTGGCGCGGCAAACGATGTACTGAAAGGCGCGGTGCAGGGTATTGCCGAGCTGATCACGCGTCCGGGCCTGATGAACGTCGACTTTGCAGACGTGCGTACCGTGATGTCCGAAATGGGTTATGCCATGATGGGTTCCGGTGTTGCGCGTGGTGAAGACCGTGCAGAAGAAGCGGCTGAAATGGCGATCTCCAGCCCACTGTTGGAAGACATCGATCTGTCCGGCGCTCGTGGCGTGTTGGTCAACATCACGGCGGGCTTTGACCTGCGTCTGGATGAGTTCGAGACGGTAGGTAACACCATCCGTGCATTCGCGTCCGATAATGCGACCGTCGTAATTGGTACGTCGCTTGACCCAGAAATGAATGATGAACTGCGTGTAACGGTTGTTGCGACGGGTATCGGCATGGACAAGCGTCCTGAGATTACTCTGGTAACGAACAAGCAGGCCAGCCAGCCTGTGATGGATCATCGTTATCAGCAACACGGTATGACGCCGCTGGCGCAGGAAAAACCGGCTGCCAAAGTGGTTAACGACCAGAATCCGCAGACGAATAAAGAGCCAGACTATCTGGATATCCCAGCGTTTCTGCGTAAGCAGGCAGACTAA
- the murG gene encoding undecaprenyldiphospho-muramoylpentapeptide beta-N-acetylglucosaminyltransferase has product MSGEGKRLMVMAGGTGGHVFPGLAVAHHLMAQGWQVRWLGTADRMEADLVPKHGIEIDFIRISGLRGKGILAQLSAPIRIFQAVRQARAIMRRYQPDVVLGMGGYVSGPGGLAAWLCGIPVVLHEQNGIAGLTNRWLSHIAKKVVQAFPGAFPKADVVGNPVRTDVLALPAPETRLADRSGPVRVLVVGGSQGARVLNQTLPSVAAQLGDRVTIWHQVGKGALLTVQQAYQDVGQTQHKITEFIDDMAAAYAWADVVVCRSGALTVSEIAAAGLPALFVPFQHKDRQQYWNALPLEKAGAAKIIEQPQFSVAAVSEVLSGWDRAALLTMAQKARAVAIPDATERVAAEISAAADSRATRVAHG; this is encoded by the coding sequence ATGAGTGGCGAAGGCAAGCGTTTGATGGTGATGGCTGGCGGTACGGGCGGGCATGTTTTCCCCGGGCTGGCGGTTGCGCACCACCTGATGGCGCAGGGCTGGCAGGTTCGCTGGTTAGGTACGGCGGATCGCATGGAAGCCGATTTGGTACCTAAGCATGGTATCGAAATTGATTTCATCCGCATTTCTGGCTTGCGTGGTAAAGGCATTCTGGCGCAGTTAAGCGCGCCGATTCGTATTTTTCAGGCCGTGCGTCAGGCGCGGGCGATTATGCGCCGTTACCAGCCTGATGTGGTGCTGGGTATGGGCGGTTATGTTTCCGGCCCCGGCGGCTTGGCTGCCTGGCTGTGTGGCATTCCAGTCGTACTGCATGAGCAAAATGGCATTGCGGGGCTGACCAATCGCTGGTTATCCCATATCGCTAAGAAGGTAGTGCAGGCATTTCCGGGCGCATTTCCTAAAGCGGATGTTGTGGGGAACCCGGTCAGAACCGATGTGCTGGCATTGCCTGCGCCGGAAACTCGATTAGCCGATCGCTCAGGCCCTGTGAGGGTGCTGGTTGTTGGTGGTAGTCAGGGCGCAAGAGTGCTGAACCAAACGCTGCCCAGCGTGGCGGCACAGTTGGGCGATCGAGTGACGATCTGGCATCAGGTCGGCAAAGGCGCGTTATTAACCGTTCAACAGGCCTATCAGGATGTTGGGCAGACGCAGCACAAGATTACCGAGTTTATTGATGACATGGCGGCAGCTTACGCCTGGGCGGATGTTGTCGTGTGCCGTTCCGGCGCACTAACCGTCAGTGAAATTGCGGCGGCTGGGCTACCGGCACTGTTTGTTCCGTTCCAGCATAAAGATCGGCAGCAGTACTGGAATGCGCTGCCGTTGGAAAAGGCAGGTGCGGCAAAAATTATTGAGCAGCCACAGTTCAGCGTGGCGGCGGTTAGCGAGGTGCTGTCCGGTTGGGATCGCGCCGCCTTGCTGACAATGGCGCAAAAAGCCCGCGCAGTGGCCATTCCAGATGCAACCGAACGGGTTGCGGCGGAAATTAGTGCAGCGGCAGACAGTCGGGCCACACGTGTGGCTCATGGTTAA
- the ftsA gene encoding cell division protein FtsA translates to MIKSTDRKLVVGLEIGTAKVAALVGEVLPDGMVNIIGVGSCPSRGMDKGGVNDLESVVKCVQRAIDQAELMADCQISSVYLALSGKHISCQNEIGMVPISEEEVTQDDVESVVHTAKSVRVRDEHRVLHVIPQEYAIDYQEGIKNPVGLSGVRMQAKVHLITCHNDMAKNIVKAVERCGLKVDQLIFAGLASSYAVLTEDERELGVCVVDIGGGTMDIAVYTGGALRHTKVIPYAGNVVTSDIAYAFGTPPTDAEAIKVRHGCALGAIVGKDENVEVPSVGGRPPRSLQRQTLAEVIEPRYTELLNLVNDELLQLQEQLRQQGVKHHLAAGIVLTGGAAQIDGLAACAQRVFHTQVRIGQPMNITGLTDYAQEPYYSTAVGLLHYGKESHLGGEHEVEKRASVSNWFKRINSWLRKEF, encoded by the coding sequence ATGATCAAGTCGACGGACAGAAAACTGGTAGTTGGGCTGGAAATCGGTACAGCAAAAGTGGCTGCGCTGGTAGGGGAAGTTCTGCCCGATGGCATGGTCAATATTATTGGCGTAGGCAGTTGCCCGTCACGCGGTATGGATAAAGGCGGCGTAAACGATCTGGAATCGGTCGTTAAATGTGTTCAGCGCGCTATTGATCAGGCTGAGTTGATGGCAGACTGCCAGATCTCCTCCGTGTATCTGGCGCTCTCGGGAAAACACATCAGCTGCCAGAATGAAATAGGGATGGTGCCTATTTCAGAAGAAGAGGTTACGCAGGACGACGTGGAAAGCGTGGTGCATACCGCTAAATCCGTGCGTGTGCGTGATGAACACCGTGTTCTCCATGTGATTCCACAGGAGTACGCGATTGATTATCAGGAAGGGATTAAAAACCCGGTTGGCTTATCCGGCGTGCGTATGCAGGCGAAAGTCCACCTGATAACCTGCCATAACGATATGGCGAAGAACATTGTTAAAGCCGTTGAACGCTGCGGCTTAAAGGTCGACCAGCTTATTTTTGCCGGGCTGGCTTCCAGTTACGCGGTTCTGACTGAAGACGAACGTGAACTGGGCGTGTGTGTTGTTGATATCGGCGGCGGTACAATGGACATCGCGGTCTATACCGGCGGCGCATTGCGACACACTAAAGTGATTCCGTATGCGGGCAATGTGGTTACCAGCGATATTGCCTACGCATTTGGTACGCCGCCGACGGATGCCGAAGCGATCAAGGTACGCCACGGTTGTGCATTAGGTGCGATTGTCGGCAAAGATGAGAATGTGGAAGTCCCGAGCGTTGGAGGACGTCCACCCCGCAGTCTGCAACGACAGACATTGGCGGAAGTGATTGAACCACGTTACACCGAGCTGTTGAACTTGGTGAACGATGAACTTTTACAGTTGCAGGAGCAGTTGCGTCAACAAGGCGTGAAACACCATCTGGCGGCAGGGATTGTGCTGACGGGCGGTGCCGCGCAAATAGACGGTCTGGCGGCCTGTGCGCAGCGTGTGTTCCATACACAGGTGCGTATTGGACAACCAATGAATATAACAGGGCTGACGGATTATGCCCAAGAGCCTTATTACTCAACGGCGGTTGGGTTGCTGCATTACGGAAAAGAATCTCATCTGGGCGGTGAGCATGAAGTCGAAAAACGTGCCTCAGTGAGCAACTGGTTCAAGCGAATCAACAGCTGGTTGAGGAAAGAATTTTAA
- a CDS encoding D-alanine--D-alanine ligase gives MTEKVAVLLGGTSAEREVSLLSGQAVLAGLKEAGINAHAVDTRDVSVTTLKEEGFTNVFIALHGRGGEDGTLQGVLEFLGLPYTGSGVMASALTMDKLRTKQVWQAVGLPVSPYVALDRRQYSETAANALLAKFTHLGLPLIVKPSREGSSVGMSKVNTLSELPAALEEAFRHDDDILVEKWLSGPEYTVAILGDEVLPSIRIQPAGTFYDYEAKYLSDDTQYFCPSGLPDEQEQAVAGLAMAAYRAVGCGGWGRVDFMLDSDGAFYLLEVNTSPGMTSHSLVPMAARQRGLTFSQLVVKILELAG, from the coding sequence ATGACTGAGAAAGTTGCTGTATTGCTTGGTGGAACCTCTGCCGAACGTGAAGTCTCGTTACTTTCCGGTCAGGCGGTTTTGGCTGGTCTGAAAGAAGCGGGCATCAATGCGCATGCGGTTGATACCCGTGACGTCTCTGTGACGACGTTAAAGGAAGAAGGCTTTACCAATGTTTTCATCGCCTTACATGGTCGTGGTGGAGAAGACGGTACATTGCAGGGCGTTCTGGAATTCCTGGGATTGCCTTATACCGGTAGCGGCGTCATGGCATCCGCACTGACGATGGATAAACTCCGCACCAAACAGGTATGGCAAGCCGTGGGATTACCGGTATCGCCGTATGTAGCGCTGGATCGTCGCCAATATTCGGAAACAGCGGCAAACGCCTTGTTGGCGAAGTTTACCCATCTCGGGTTGCCGCTGATCGTTAAGCCAAGCCGTGAAGGTTCCAGCGTGGGTATGAGCAAAGTGAATACGCTTAGCGAACTGCCTGCGGCACTGGAAGAAGCATTCCGTCACGATGACGATATTTTGGTCGAGAAATGGCTGAGCGGCCCAGAGTATACGGTTGCTATCTTGGGTGATGAGGTGTTGCCTTCTATTCGTATTCAGCCTGCGGGTACGTTTTACGATTATGAAGCGAAGTATTTATCGGATGATACGCAGTATTTCTGTCCAAGTGGTTTGCCGGATGAGCAAGAGCAAGCAGTAGCTGGACTGGCTATGGCGGCTTATCGTGCGGTGGGTTGCGGCGGGTGGGGGCGTGTCGATTTTATGCTGGATAGCGACGGCGCCTTCTATCTGCTTGAAGTGAATACGTCTCCAGGGATGACGAGCCACAGCCTGGTTCCTATGGCAGCGCGCCAACGTGGGCTGACTTTCTCGCAACTGGTCGTGAAAATTTTAGAGCTTGCTGGCTGA
- the lpxC gene encoding UDP-3-O-acyl-N-acetylglucosamine deacetylase encodes MIKQRTLKRIVQATGVGLHTGKKVTLTMRPAPANTGVIYRRTDLNPPVDFPADAKSVRDTMLCTCLVNEHDVRISTVEHLNAALAGLGIDNIVIDVDAPEIPIMDGSASPFVYLLLDAGIEELNCAKKFVRIKQSVRVEDGDKWAEMKPFNGFSLDFTIDFNHPAIDAGNQRYRLDFSADAFVRQISRARTFGFMRDIEYLQSRGLCLGGSMDCAIVVDDYRVLNEDGLRFEDEFVRHKMLDAIGDLFMCGYNIIGAFSAFKSGHALNNKLLQAVLANQEAWEYVTFEDEAEMPLAFKAPSIVLA; translated from the coding sequence ATGATCAAACAACGTACATTAAAACGTATTGTTCAGGCGACTGGTGTCGGGTTACATACCGGCAAGAAGGTCACGTTGACCATGCGTCCTGCACCGGCAAATACCGGGGTCATCTATCGCCGCACAGACTTGAATCCCCCGGTTGATTTTCCGGCTGATGCAAAATCCGTGCGTGATACCATGCTCTGTACTTGCCTGGTTAATGAGCATGACGTCCGTATTTCTACGGTGGAGCATCTTAACGCTGCGCTTGCAGGGTTGGGCATTGACAATATTGTCATTGATGTTGACGCGCCAGAAATTCCAATTATGGATGGCAGCGCCAGCCCGTTCGTTTACCTGCTGTTAGATGCGGGCATCGAAGAGCTGAATTGTGCCAAGAAATTCGTACGTATCAAACAGTCCGTTCGCGTTGAAGATGGCGACAAGTGGGCAGAAATGAAACCGTTTAACGGCTTCAGTCTGGATTTCACTATCGACTTCAACCACCCGGCGATTGATGCGGGCAACCAGCGCTATCGTTTGGATTTCTCTGCTGATGCGTTTGTTCGCCAGATCAGCCGTGCGCGTACATTCGGCTTCATGCGCGATATCGAATACTTGCAGTCTCGTGGGTTGTGCCTGGGCGGCAGTATGGATTGTGCCATCGTCGTTGACGATTACCGCGTACTGAACGAAGACGGTCTGCGTTTTGAAGATGAGTTTGTCCGCCATAAAATGCTGGATGCCATCGGTGACCTGTTTATGTGTGGCTACAACATCATCGGTGCGTTTTCTGCGTTTAAATCTGGACACGCACTGAACAACAAGCTGTTGCAGGCTGTGCTGGCAAATCAGGAAGCGTGGGAATACGTGACCTTTGAAGACGAAGCTGAAATGCCGTTGGCGTTTAAAGCACCGTCTATCGTGCTGGCGTAA
- the murC gene encoding UDP-N-acetylmuramate--L-alanine ligase: MNTQQLAKLRSIVPEMHRVRHIHFVGIGGAGMGGIAEVLANEGYEISGSDLAPNAVTQQLTELGAQIYFHHRAENVLNASVVVVSSAITADNPEIVAAHDARIPVIRRAEMLAELMRFRHGIAIAGTHGKTTTTAMVSSIYAEAGLDPTFVNGGLVKAAGTHARLGSSRYLIAEADESDASFLHLQPMVAIVTNIEADHMDTYQGDFENLKQTFINFLHNLPFYGQAVMCIDDAVIRELLPRVGRHITTYGFSNDADVRVAGYRQTGAQGHFTLERKDKPLLNVTLNAPGRHNALNAAAAVAVATDEGIDDEAILRALERFQGTGRRFDFLGEYPLELVNGQSGTAMLVDDYGHHPTEVDATIKAARAGWPNKRLVMIFQPHRYTRTRDLYDDFAHVLSQVDVLLMLDVYSAGESPIPGADSRSLCRTIRGRGKIDPILVTDVDTLPELLSQALRGEDLILVQGAGNIGKLARKLADSRLQPQISE; encoded by the coding sequence GTGAATACTCAACAACTGGCGAAACTACGTTCAATCGTGCCCGAGATGCATCGCGTCCGGCACATACACTTTGTCGGCATCGGCGGTGCTGGCATGGGTGGTATCGCCGAAGTGTTGGCCAATGAAGGTTATGAAATTAGCGGTTCCGATCTGGCACCGAATGCGGTGACCCAGCAGTTGACCGAACTTGGTGCGCAGATTTATTTCCACCACCGTGCGGAAAACGTTCTGAACGCCAGCGTGGTGGTGGTATCGAGTGCCATTACCGCGGATAACCCAGAAATTGTTGCCGCGCATGACGCACGTATTCCAGTGATCCGTCGTGCCGAGATGTTGGCGGAACTGATGCGTTTTCGTCACGGTATTGCGATCGCCGGTACGCACGGCAAGACGACGACAACAGCGATGGTTAGCAGTATTTACGCGGAAGCGGGATTGGATCCGACGTTTGTAAACGGTGGATTAGTAAAAGCGGCAGGAACGCATGCGCGTTTGGGATCGAGCCGTTACCTGATTGCAGAAGCTGATGAAAGCGATGCGTCTTTCCTGCATTTGCAACCAATGGTAGCGATTGTGACCAATATTGAAGCTGACCATATGGACACTTATCAGGGCGATTTTGAGAACCTGAAGCAGACGTTCATCAATTTCCTGCACAACCTGCCGTTTTACGGGCAAGCGGTGATGTGCATTGACGATGCAGTCATCCGTGAACTGCTGCCACGCGTGGGTCGTCATATCACTACGTATGGCTTCAGCAACGATGCCGATGTGCGTGTTGCTGGATATCGCCAGACTGGCGCGCAAGGGCATTTTACGCTGGAGCGGAAAGACAAACCGCTGCTAAACGTCACTCTGAATGCGCCGGGACGTCACAATGCGCTCAATGCCGCGGCGGCGGTTGCTGTGGCAACGGATGAAGGTATTGATGACGAAGCGATTCTGCGCGCGCTGGAGCGTTTCCAGGGTACCGGGCGTCGCTTCGATTTCCTCGGCGAATATCCGCTTGAGCTGGTGAATGGGCAGAGCGGCACGGCGATGTTGGTCGATGATTACGGCCACCATCCGACGGAAGTCGATGCCACAATTAAAGCTGCCCGAGCTGGGTGGCCGAATAAGCGATTGGTCATGATTTTCCAGCCGCATCGCTATACGCGAACCCGCGATTTGTATGACGATTTTGCGCATGTGTTATCACAGGTTGACGTGCTGCTGATGCTGGATGTGTATTCCGCCGGAGAATCGCCGATTCCGGGCGCAGATAGCCGTTCGCTGTGCCGCACAATTCGCGGAAGAGGTAAGATTGATCCGATTTTGGTGACAGATGTGGATACTTTACCGGAACTGTTGTCACAGGCGCTGCGAGGTGAAGACCTGATTTTGGTTCAGGGTGCCGGCAACATCGGTAAACTGGCGCGTAAACTGGCTGATTCCAGATTACAGCCGCAGATAAGTGAATGA
- the ftsW gene encoding cell division protein FtsW, giving the protein MRFFGLAFIERIKNWVMGTRESDTLSVVLYDRTLVWLTLGLAVIGFVMVTSASMPVGQRLASDPFLFAKRDAIYLGLAFGLSLITLRVPMEIWQRYSPVLLLLSMVMLLVVLAVGSSVNGASRWISLGPLRIQPAELSKLALFCYLSSYMVRKVEEVRNNFWGFCKPMGVMVVLAVLLLAQPDLGTVVVLFITTLAMLFLAGAKMWQFLAIIGCGVFAVGLLIVAEPYRMRRVTSFWNPWDDPFGSGYQLTQSLMAFGRGEFWGQGLGNSVQKLEYLPEAHTDFIFSILGEELGYIGVVLALLMIFFVAFRAMSIGKRALEIDQRFSGFLACSIGIWFSFQTLVNVGAAAGMLPTKGLTLPLISYGGSSLLIMSTAIVLLLRIDFETRLTKAQAFTRGAR; this is encoded by the coding sequence ATGCGGTTCTTCGGGCTGGCGTTTATCGAACGCATCAAGAACTGGGTTATGGGAACGCGCGAAAGCGATACGCTCAGCGTTGTTCTGTACGACAGAACGTTGGTGTGGTTGACGCTTGGGCTGGCCGTGATTGGTTTTGTGATGGTGACGTCGGCTTCTATGCCTGTTGGGCAGCGTCTTGCCAGCGACCCGTTCCTGTTCGCGAAGCGTGATGCGATTTATCTGGGGTTGGCATTTGGCCTGTCGTTAATCACGCTGCGTGTCCCGATGGAGATATGGCAACGTTACAGCCCAGTGCTGCTATTGCTCTCCATGGTTATGTTGTTGGTTGTACTCGCGGTGGGAAGCTCGGTCAACGGTGCATCACGCTGGATTTCGCTGGGGCCATTGCGTATTCAGCCTGCGGAATTATCTAAGCTGGCGCTGTTTTGCTACCTGTCCAGTTACATGGTGCGCAAAGTTGAAGAAGTGCGAAATAACTTCTGGGGCTTTTGCAAACCAATGGGCGTGATGGTGGTGTTGGCGGTACTGCTGCTGGCGCAGCCTGACCTCGGTACCGTGGTTGTATTGTTTATTACGACGCTGGCGATGTTGTTTCTGGCTGGCGCCAAGATGTGGCAGTTTCTGGCAATCATCGGCTGTGGCGTGTTTGCCGTTGGCCTGCTGATTGTCGCTGAGCCTTACCGCATGCGCCGTGTGACGTCTTTCTGGAATCCGTGGGACGATCCATTTGGCAGCGGCTACCAGTTGACGCAGTCCTTGATGGCGTTTGGGCGCGGCGAATTCTGGGGGCAAGGGCTGGGGAATTCAGTACAGAAATTGGAATATCTGCCGGAGGCGCATACCGATTTCATTTTCTCTATTTTAGGTGAAGAGCTCGGCTATATCGGTGTGGTTTTAGCGTTGTTAATGATATTCTTCGTCGCTTTTCGTGCTATGTCTATCGGGAAGCGGGCGCTGGAGATCGATCAGCGTTTTTCGGGCTTTCTGGCCTGTTCGATCGGCATTTGGTTCAGCTTTCAGACGCTGGTGAACGTAGGCGCGGCGGCAGGAATGCTGCCAACAAAAGGACTGACGCTGCCGCTGATCAGTTACGGTGGTTCCAGTTTGCTGATTATGTCGACGGCGATTGTTTTGCTGTTACGTATTGATTTTGAAACGCGTCTGACGAAAGCGCAGGCGTTTACGAGAGGTGCCCGATGA
- the ftsQ gene encoding cell division protein FtsQ, translating to MSQAALNTRGREPETKGTRRSNGGQLAGMIFLLMVIGTIVWGSWMVVGWMKDASRLPLSRMAVTGERQYTTNDDIRQAILSLGSPGTFMTQDVNVIQQQIERLSWIKQASVRKQWPDELKIHLVEYVPVARWNDQLMVDAEGNSFSVPAERIGNRKMPLLYGSEGSEAEVLEGYRTMNQTLAAGKFTLKTVAMSARHSWQLGLDDDTRLELGRDDRAKRLQRFIELYPLLQRQAQSENKRISHVDLRYDSGAAIGWAPALLDQQNVDRQRVGQQ from the coding sequence ATGTCGCAGGCAGCGCTGAATACACGCGGACGAGAGCCTGAAACGAAAGGAACACGTCGCAGTAATGGAGGCCAATTGGCAGGGATGATTTTCCTGCTGATGGTGATAGGGACGATCGTCTGGGGAAGCTGGATGGTAGTGGGGTGGATGAAAGATGCCAGCCGCTTACCGCTCTCCCGCATGGCTGTGACAGGGGAAAGGCAGTACACCACCAACGACGATATCCGTCAGGCCATCTTGTCGTTGGGGTCGCCGGGAACGTTCATGACGCAGGATGTGAACGTGATCCAGCAGCAGATCGAGCGTCTGTCGTGGATAAAACAGGCCAGCGTGCGCAAACAGTGGCCGGACGAATTAAAGATTCATCTGGTTGAATATGTTCCGGTAGCGCGTTGGAATGACCAGCTAATGGTTGATGCGGAAGGAAATTCGTTCAGTGTACCCGCCGAACGTATTGGTAATCGCAAGATGCCGTTGCTGTATGGCTCGGAAGGCAGTGAGGCTGAAGTGTTGGAAGGCTATCGCACAATGAATCAGACGCTGGCCGCCGGGAAGTTTACGTTAAAGACGGTTGCGATGAGCGCACGGCATTCGTGGCAACTAGGATTAGACGATGATACTCGCCTTGAGTTGGGGCGGGACGATAGGGCCAAACGTCTGCAACGCTTTATCGAGCTGTATCCGCTGTTGCAGCGGCAGGCTCAAAGCGAAAACAAACGTATCAGCCATGTGGACTTGCGGTACGACAGCGGGGCCGCGATAGGCTGGGCTCCAGCCTTGCTTGATCAACAAAACGTTGATCGGCAACGAGTTGGTCAGCAATAA